Within Syntrophorhabdaceae bacterium, the genomic segment TGAGAAGAAATACCATGGAGATCACGGCAGTTACAGATTATGGAGCAATAAAGGCAGTCGACAGTAGATAGCTGCCAGCAGTCAGCTATCAGCAAAAACTAAACAGAGTAGGCAGCAGGAAGTAGGCAGAGGACGGCAAGAACAAAAGATAGTAAGCAGTATGTAGTAGTATGCACAAAAAGCTTTTCACTGCTTACTGCTTACTGCCTACCCGGTTCTTACTGAACCGTATCCCCGCGTATGGTATAATATGACATGCCGTATTTCGTTGTCCATGAGCACCATTCAAAGAAGCTCCACTATGATTTCAGGCTGGAGATCGACGGGGTATTGAAATCCTGGGCCGTGCCGAAGGGCCCATCGATGTCCCCCCAGGACAAACGGCTTGCGATTGCCGTTGATGACCATCCCCTCGAATACGGTACATTTGAAGGTATTATCCCTGACGGCTACTACGGGGCAGGGCCTGTCGTGATCTGGGATGCGGGAGACCTTGAAC encodes:
- a CDS encoding DNA polymerase ligase N-terminal domain-containing protein, yielding MPYFVVHEHHSKKLHYDFRLEIDGVLKSWAVPKGPSMSPQDKRLAIAVDDHPLEYGTFEGIIPDGYYGAGPVVIWDAGDLELQDNDMAKGYIGFFLKGKRLKGGFVLTRLKGKEKEWLLIKKKDGFAASSFAMKPELTDAMLKVLKEKVPPCNMDEG